The following proteins are co-located in the Triplophysa dalaica isolate WHDGS20190420 chromosome 2, ASM1584641v1, whole genome shotgun sequence genome:
- the cnpy3 gene encoding protein canopy homolog 3: MNVFIRIVLLFVSAAFANKSGDDDWVNLPNKCEVCKFVSIEMKSAFEETGKTKEVIETNYRFLDDKGTPPIKYVKSDIRFIDVIENVCSRIMQYNLHKERDGSNRFAKGMSETFSTLHNLVHKGVKVVMDIPFELWNETSAEVADLKKQCDVMVEQYEDVIEDWYKGKQEEDLTTYLCEKHVLKGQDTACLKEKWSGKKGDTAAIAEDKKKKKSKKKKSKDVEDSQKKEKKVKKKKKKSKISESEKNKRKTEEAGYSSDEEIQKKVPLGLDKTEL; this comes from the exons atgaatgttttcatcCGCATCGTCTTACTTTTCGTTAGTGCTGCGTTTGCCAACAAAAGCGGGGACGATGATTGGGTGAATCTGCCAAATAAATGTGAAG taTGCAAATTTGTAAGCATTGAGATGAAGTCCGCATTTGAAGAGACGGGGAAAACGAAAGAAGTAATTGAAACTAACTACCGCTTTTTGGATGATAAAGGCACACCGCCCATCAAATATGTCAAATC TGATATTCGTTTTATAGATGTGATAGAGAATGTTTGCTCCAGAATCATGCAGTACAATCTgcacaaagagagagatggaagcAATCGCTTTGCAAAG GGTATGTCTGAGACCTTCTCAACCTTGCATAACCTCGTGCATAAAGGCGTGAAGGTGGTTATGGACATTCCTTTTGAGCTGTGGAATGAGACCAGTGCAGAAGTGGCTGACCTCAAGAAACAG TGTGATGTGATGGTGGAGCAGTATGAAGATGTTATTGAAGACTGGTATAAAGGCAAACAAGAGGAAGATCTCACAACCTACCTGTGTGAAAAACACGTGCTGAAAGGACAGGATACAG CCTGTCTTAAAGAGAAATGGAGTGGGAAAAAGGGGGACACGGCGGCCATCGCAGAGgacaagaagaaaaagaagagcaAGAAGAAGAAGAGCAAAGATGTTGAGGACAGTCAGAAAAAAGAGAAGAAggtgaagaagaagaagaaaaagtcaaAAATTTCAGAAAGTGAGAAAAACAAGCGGAAAACTGAGGAAGCTGGATATAGCTCGGATGAGGAAATTCAAAAGAAAGTTCCTCTTGGACTGGATAAAACTGAACTCTGA